In Lactococcus paracarnosus, a genomic segment contains:
- a CDS encoding MarR family winged helix-turn-helix transcriptional regulator, with product MNTGNIGTELRELNISLLRYVAKNKAKDKADCDANDNKDHPGKLHGLQIWVIDYLIKHQGEDVFQRDLEKEFVMRRPTATTFIKKLEQGGLIRRETVAYDARLKKLILTDKALGMQDMMMERKKTFETVLSADLSDDEIRQFVATIQKIKRNLGGEHV from the coding sequence ATGAACACAGGAAACATCGGTACCGAGTTGCGAGAATTGAATATCTCTTTATTACGATATGTCGCAAAAAATAAAGCGAAAGACAAGGCAGATTGCGATGCTAATGATAATAAGGACCATCCAGGTAAGTTGCATGGCTTACAAATTTGGGTGATAGATTATTTGATTAAGCATCAAGGTGAAGATGTCTTTCAAAGAGATTTGGAAAAGGAATTCGTCATGAGACGCCCCACAGCAACAACATTCATTAAAAAATTGGAGCAAGGCGGCTTGATCCGACGTGAAACGGTTGCCTACGATGCCAGACTTAAAAAGTTGATTTTGACTGATAAAGCGCTTGGTATGCAAGACATGATGATGGAACGAAAAAAAACGTTTGAAACAGTTTTAAGTGCAGATTTGTCGGATGATGAAATTCGTCAGTTCGTTGCAACGATTCAAAAAATAAAAAGAAATTTAGGAGGCGAACATGTTTAA
- a CDS encoding aspartate ammonia-lyase: MTRIEKDSLGTRAIPVDAYYGIHTQRASENFKISHQKMHPLLIKNMVKIKKAAAISHQQSKELDAHKATAIIQACQEIISGKFANQFIIDAIQGGAGTSANMNVNEVIANRSLEILGEALGNYAAINPNDHVNKSQSTNDVFPTAGKMAILESLVPLENELHRLAKALEQKSIAFQDVIKVGRTQLQDALPLSLGDTFGAYHQVIAREYHRIISVRSELTTINLGGTAIGTSMNASHYYLDHVVPILNQDFFIPLSQADNLIDATQNLDGFMQVSGRLKGIATTISKIANDLRLMSSGPQAGLSEIQLPAKQVGSSIMPGKINPVIPEMVSQVAFQVIGNDLTATFAIEAGQLELNAFEPILFQNILSSIDLLTNAIRTLTTHAIQDLQANKSQCYEAVMSSDLMITALAPFLSYATAASLIKEARLAKCSVRELAFKKQILPVAQLENLLSIDYLIKRPEKLAI, translated from the coding sequence ATGACGAGAATTGAAAAAGATAGCCTAGGCACAAGAGCCATCCCTGTAGATGCTTACTATGGTATCCATACGCAAAGAGCTAGTGAAAATTTTAAAATCAGTCATCAAAAAATGCATCCCTTACTCATCAAAAATATGGTTAAAATAAAAAAAGCAGCGGCGATTAGTCACCAACAGAGTAAAGAACTTGATGCCCATAAAGCAACTGCTATTATTCAAGCTTGTCAAGAAATCATTTCTGGAAAGTTTGCCAATCAATTTATCATAGATGCCATACAAGGTGGTGCTGGTACTTCAGCAAATATGAATGTCAATGAAGTGATTGCCAATCGTTCACTCGAGATTCTTGGTGAAGCTCTTGGAAATTATGCGGCCATCAATCCTAATGATCATGTCAATAAATCTCAATCCACAAATGATGTCTTCCCGACTGCGGGCAAAATGGCAATTCTAGAGTCACTAGTCCCACTAGAAAACGAACTTCATAGACTAGCTAAAGCGCTTGAGCAAAAATCAATAGCATTTCAAGATGTGATCAAGGTTGGTCGAACCCAACTACAAGATGCCTTACCACTATCCTTGGGTGATACCTTTGGTGCTTATCATCAGGTGATCGCGCGTGAATATCACAGAATCATCTCAGTTAGGTCTGAACTTACAACAATCAACTTAGGTGGGACTGCTATCGGAACAAGCATGAACGCATCTCATTACTATCTAGATCATGTCGTTCCCATCCTCAACCAAGATTTTTTTATACCACTGAGTCAAGCAGATAACTTAATCGATGCAACACAAAATTTAGATGGTTTCATGCAAGTATCTGGGCGACTAAAAGGTATCGCTACAACTATCTCTAAAATAGCAAATGACCTTCGCTTGATGTCAAGTGGGCCACAAGCTGGTTTATCTGAAATTCAGTTGCCTGCCAAACAAGTTGGTTCATCGATTATGCCTGGTAAAATTAACCCGGTGATTCCGGAGATGGTATCACAAGTCGCCTTTCAAGTGATTGGCAATGACCTTACCGCAACTTTTGCCATTGAAGCTGGACAACTTGAGTTAAATGCGTTTGAGCCAATATTGTTTCAAAATATATTATCATCTATTGATTTATTAACCAATGCGATTCGTACCTTGACAACGCATGCCATACAAGACTTACAGGCTAATAAAAGTCAGTGTTATGAGGCCGTGATGTCAAGTGATCTCATGATCACGGCGCTTGCGCCATTTCTTTCCTATGCCACTGCTGCAAGCTTAATCAAAGAAGCACGCCTAGCAAAATGTTCTGTACGAGAATTAGCATTTAAAAAACAGATTCTACCTGTTGCACAATTGGAAAACTTACTGAGCATCGATTACTTAATTAAAAGACCTGAAAAACTAGCAATCTGA
- a CDS encoding alpha/beta hydrolase has protein sequence MKTLFKVILCLLIVLVIGSVGASFYFFNVAQVRGKKSFITVKETPKSSPLYQDEKDFLKLDKKTLTLTNDDLTLKSWYVPAETKTDKTVIVVHGFNAKKEEMSAYGMLFHRLGYNVLMPDNRAHGESEGKIIGYGVTDSRDLIKWTNQLVKSNPQTDITYFGVSMGAATVMMASGKDLPKNVKAIIEDCGYTSVWDELSYQAKDMYNLPAFPILYEVSAISKLRAGFTYGSPEASSVIALSHNKLPALFIHGDADDFVPTAMVDENYAATKGPKMRWIVKGAKHAQALKVDKAGYYAKVAEFLAKYEPVK, from the coding sequence ATGAAAACATTATTTAAAGTGATACTCTGTCTCCTAATCGTGCTAGTTATCGGCTCAGTCGGTGCAAGCTTTTACTTCTTCAACGTTGCCCAAGTTCGAGGCAAAAAATCCTTTATTACTGTTAAGGAAACCCCAAAGTCTTCCCCGCTTTATCAAGATGAAAAAGACTTCCTAAAGCTTGATAAAAAAACCTTAACCTTGACTAACGATGACTTGACGCTTAAATCTTGGTATGTCCCAGCTGAAACCAAGACGGATAAGACCGTCATCGTTGTACATGGCTTTAATGCCAAGAAAGAAGAAATGTCTGCTTACGGCATGCTCTTCCATAGACTCGGCTACAATGTTTTGATGCCGGATAACCGAGCACACGGTGAGTCTGAGGGCAAAATAATCGGCTACGGTGTAACAGATAGCCGTGATTTGATCAAATGGACCAATCAACTCGTCAAAAGCAATCCCCAAACTGACATTACTTATTTTGGTGTTTCTATGGGCGCAGCGACTGTCATGATGGCTTCTGGAAAAGATCTGCCAAAAAATGTCAAGGCGATTATTGAAGATTGTGGCTATACTTCTGTCTGGGATGAATTAAGCTATCAGGCAAAAGATATGTACAACCTACCAGCCTTCCCGATTTTATATGAAGTATCTGCCATATCAAAACTAAGAGCTGGCTTTACTTATGGCAGTCCAGAAGCAAGTTCTGTTATCGCACTGTCTCATAATAAACTCCCTGCACTATTTATTCATGGGGATGCGGATGATTTCGTGCCAACAGCCATGGTAGACGAGAATTACGCAGCAACTAAAGGCCCTAAGATGCGATGGATTGTAAAAGGTGCCAAGCATGCCCAAGCACTCAAAGTTGATAAAGCTGGCTACTATGCCAAGGTTGCTGAGTTTTTAGCAAAGTATGAACCAGTTAAATAA
- a CDS encoding DeoR/GlpR family DNA-binding transcription regulator yields the protein MLKNARKQKILELVDRTGYVTLEMLSQVLATSESTIRRDLTELDKSQKLRRLHGGAESLSHLRYEEDVAEKSVKNVQHKLRIAQKAVSKLKHDDVIFMDAGTTVAMMTEFLIDFDNLTVVTNSVHTASALMDKKIKTIIIGGAVKPTTDAVTGNFAVQQLMSFNFNKAFIGANGISRDGGITTPDEEEATVKRVVLGQSKEKFILADSSKLGKIYFAKFAEFDKSIDIITEEINDLHSNT from the coding sequence ATGCTAAAAAATGCCAGAAAACAAAAAATTTTAGAGCTTGTAGATCGGACAGGCTATGTCACATTGGAGATGTTGTCACAGGTCTTAGCGACTAGTGAGTCGACGATTAGACGTGATTTGACTGAACTAGATAAGTCTCAAAAGCTTAGACGGCTACATGGTGGTGCAGAAAGTCTATCACATTTGCGTTATGAAGAAGATGTTGCTGAAAAGTCGGTTAAAAATGTGCAACATAAGCTGAGAATTGCGCAAAAAGCGGTTAGTAAACTCAAGCATGATGATGTTATTTTTATGGATGCTGGGACAACTGTGGCGATGATGACAGAGTTTTTGATTGATTTTGACAATCTTACAGTTGTCACCAATTCAGTACATACTGCTTCTGCTTTAATGGATAAGAAAATTAAAACAATTATCATTGGTGGTGCGGTCAAACCTACCACTGATGCTGTTACTGGGAATTTTGCAGTCCAGCAACTCATGTCATTTAATTTTAATAAGGCATTTATAGGGGCAAACGGCATCTCACGAGATGGTGGGATTACGACACCAGATGAAGAAGAAGCGACAGTCAAGCGTGTTGTACTTGGCCAGTCAAAAGAGAAATTTATTCTAGCGGACAGTTCAAAATTAGGAAAAATCTATTTTGCAAAATTTGCAGAATTTGATAAGAGTATTGACATTATAACGGAGGAAATCAATGATTTACACAGTAACACTTAA
- the lysS gene encoding lysine--tRNA ligase translates to MADDNTVELNDQMLVRREKLETIRESGLDPFGKRFERTANSATLNDTYADKSKEDLHDLAERATIAGRIMTKRGKGKVSFAHIQDREGQVQIYVRKDNVGDEAYDIFKHADLGDFYGIEGEVMRTDMGELSIKADKLTFLSKALRPLPEKYHGLTDTETKYRKRYLDLISNRESFDRFVSRSKIISEVRRYLDSHDYLEVETPVLHNEAGGAAARPFMTHHNAQDIDMALRIALELHLKRLIVGGMEKVYEIGRVFRNEGMDTTHNPEFTMLEVYTAYTDYMDVMNLTEGLIQHVAKAAVGKDVVTYDDQEINLSDAFKRVHMVDAINEKTGVNFFDIADLEGAKAVAEAHHIKVEPHFRWGHIVNEFFEKYVEETLIQPTFIFGHPVDISPLAKKNPEDERFTDRFELFIVGREFGNAFTELNDPIDQLERFEKQASDAANGDDEATGIDYDFVESLEYGMPPTGGLGIGIDRLVMLLTGAQSIRDVLLFPTMK, encoded by the coding sequence ATGGCTGACGATAATACAGTAGAATTAAATGACCAAATGCTGGTGAGACGCGAGAAGTTAGAAACGATTCGCGAATCTGGACTTGATCCATTTGGTAAGCGTTTTGAGCGCACTGCAAACTCTGCAACTTTAAATGACACCTATGCAGATAAATCAAAAGAAGACTTGCATGATCTTGCTGAACGTGCAACGATTGCTGGACGGATTATGACCAAACGCGGTAAAGGTAAAGTGTCATTTGCACACATCCAAGACCGTGAAGGACAGGTCCAGATTTATGTGCGTAAAGATAATGTTGGCGATGAAGCCTATGACATCTTTAAACATGCCGACCTTGGTGATTTCTATGGTATCGAAGGTGAAGTCATGCGTACAGATATGGGTGAGTTATCGATCAAAGCTGATAAACTGACATTCTTATCTAAAGCACTACGCCCACTACCAGAAAAATATCACGGTTTAACAGACACTGAAACTAAATATCGTAAACGTTATCTCGATTTAATTTCTAATCGTGAAAGCTTTGATCGCTTCGTATCACGTAGCAAAATCATTTCTGAAGTCAGACGCTATTTAGATAGCCATGATTATCTTGAAGTCGAAACACCAGTATTACATAATGAAGCTGGTGGTGCTGCTGCAAGACCATTCATGACCCATCATAATGCACAAGATATCGATATGGCACTTCGTATTGCCTTAGAACTTCATCTCAAACGCTTGATCGTTGGCGGCATGGAGAAAGTCTATGAAATCGGCCGTGTTTTTCGTAATGAAGGGATGGATACGACCCACAATCCTGAATTTACAATGCTTGAAGTCTATACAGCTTATACAGACTATATGGATGTCATGAACTTGACTGAAGGCTTGATCCAACACGTCGCTAAGGCTGCTGTTGGTAAAGATGTTGTCACTTATGATGACCAAGAAATCAACCTATCAGATGCTTTCAAACGCGTTCATATGGTGGATGCAATCAACGAAAAAACAGGTGTTAACTTCTTTGACATCGCCGATTTAGAGGGTGCCAAAGCAGTCGCTGAAGCGCATCATATCAAAGTAGAACCACATTTTCGTTGGGGTCATATTGTCAATGAATTCTTCGAAAAATATGTTGAAGAAACATTGATTCAACCAACATTTATCTTTGGTCATCCTGTGGATATCTCACCACTTGCTAAGAAAAACCCTGAAGATGAGCGGTTCACTGACCGTTTTGAACTCTTCATCGTAGGTCGTGAATTTGGTAATGCCTTTACTGAATTAAATGATCCAATCGACCAATTAGAACGTTTTGAAAAACAAGCAAGTGATGCTGCAAATGGCGATGACGAAGCGACAGGTATCGATTATGATTTTGTCGAATCTCTTGAATACGGTATGCCGCCAACTGGTGGTCTGGGGATTGGTATCGACCGCCTTGTTATGTTACTAACAGGTGCACAGTCTATCCGCGATGTCTTATTATTCCCAACTATGAAATAA
- the ptsP gene encoding phosphoenolpyruvate--protein phosphotransferase, whose translation MAEKLTGIAASSGVAVAKAYLLVQPDLSFETVTVENTDNEEARLDTALEASTGELNVIREKAVDSLGNEAASVFDAHLMVLADPEMIGQMKETIRAKKTNAETALKEVTDMFIGIFEGMEDNPYMQERAADIKDVTKRVLANLLGKKLPSPATIDQEVIVVAHDLTPSDTAQLDKKFVKAFITNIGGRTSHSAIMARTLEIPAVLGTNNITTLVTDGQLLAVNGITGEVIIDPTETEQADFIAAGKTFADQKAEWALLKDAETRTADGKHFELAANIGTPKDVVGVNENGGEAIGLYRTEFLYMDSQDFPTEDEQFDAYKAVLEGMNGKPVVVRTMDIGGDKELPYFDLPKEMNPFLGYRALRISLSAGGDAMFRTQMRALLRASVHGQLRIMFPMVALLTEFRAAKQIFDEEKANLISEGVVVADDIQVGIMIEIPAAAMLADQFAKEVDFFSIGTNDLIQYTMAADRMNEQVAYLYQPYNPSILRLINNVIKAAHAEGKWAGMCGEMAGDQTAVPLLVGMGLDEFSMSATSILQTRSLMKRLDTVKMQELANKALTECGTLEEVAALVEAYTK comes from the coding sequence ATGGCAGAGAAGCTTACAGGTATTGCCGCATCTAGCGGTGTCGCAGTTGCCAAAGCTTATCTACTGGTTCAACCGGATTTGTCATTTGAGACAGTTACTGTCGAAAATACTGACAACGAAGAAGCTCGCTTGGATACTGCCTTAGAGGCAAGCACAGGCGAGCTTAACGTTATCCGCGAAAAGGCCGTAGATAGTCTTGGAAACGAAGCAGCATCAGTTTTTGATGCACATTTGATGGTATTGGCTGATCCAGAAATGATCGGTCAAATGAAAGAAACTATCCGTGCTAAGAAAACAAACGCGGAGACAGCGCTCAAAGAAGTAACGGACATGTTTATCGGTATTTTTGAAGGTATGGAAGATAATCCATACATGCAAGAACGCGCAGCAGACATTAAAGACGTTACAAAACGTGTGCTTGCAAACCTTCTTGGGAAAAAACTACCTAGTCCAGCAACAATCGACCAAGAAGTGATCGTTGTTGCACATGACTTGACACCATCTGATACAGCCCAACTTGACAAAAAATTTGTTAAAGCCTTTATCACAAATATTGGCGGTCGTACGAGTCACTCAGCAATCATGGCACGTACACTTGAAATTCCAGCTGTTCTTGGTACAAATAATATTACAACACTCGTGACAGATGGTCAGCTTTTGGCTGTTAATGGTATCACAGGTGAAGTGATTATTGACCCAACTGAAACTGAGCAAGCAGACTTCATTGCTGCTGGTAAAACGTTTGCAGATCAAAAAGCTGAGTGGGCATTGCTTAAAGATGCTGAAACACGCACTGCTGATGGCAAACACTTTGAGCTTGCAGCTAATATCGGTACACCTAAAGATGTTGTTGGTGTAAACGAAAATGGTGGCGAAGCAATTGGCCTTTACCGTACTGAATTCCTTTATATGGATTCACAAGACTTCCCGACTGAAGATGAGCAGTTTGATGCTTATAAAGCAGTTCTTGAAGGCATGAATGGTAAACCAGTCGTTGTGCGTACGATGGATATCGGTGGAGATAAAGAACTCCCTTATTTCGATCTACCAAAAGAAATGAATCCTTTCCTTGGTTACCGTGCACTTCGTATCAGCCTATCTGCAGGTGGGGACGCGATGTTCCGTACGCAAATGCGTGCTTTGCTTCGTGCATCTGTTCATGGTCAATTACGTATCATGTTCCCGATGGTTGCCTTGCTAACTGAGTTTCGTGCAGCTAAACAGATTTTCGATGAAGAAAAAGCTAACTTGATCAGCGAAGGTGTTGTTGTTGCTGATGATATTCAGGTTGGTATCATGATCGAAATCCCAGCTGCAGCAATGCTAGCTGACCAATTCGCTAAAGAAGTTGACTTCTTCTCTATCGGTACAAACGACCTCATCCAATATACGATGGCCGCTGACCGCATGAACGAACAAGTTGCTTACCTCTACCAACCTTATAACCCATCAATCTTGCGCTTGATTAACAATGTGATCAAAGCAGCGCATGCTGAAGGTAAATGGGCAGGTATGTGTGGCGAAATGGCTGGAGATCAAACTGCTGTACCACTTCTAGTGGGTATGGGACTTGATGAATTTTCAATGTCAGCTACATCAATCCTACAAACACGTAGCTTGATGAAACGTCTTGACACTGTTAAGATGCAAGAATTAGCTAACAAAGCCTTGACTGAATGTGGTACTTTGGAAGAAGTGGCTGCTTTAGTTGAAGCCTACACAAAATAA
- a CDS encoding phosphocarrier protein HPr: MASKDFHIVAETGIHARPATLLVQAASKFTSDINLEYKGKSVNLKSIMGVMSLGVGQGADVTISAEGADADDAIAAISETMTKEGLAGE; encoded by the coding sequence ATGGCATCTAAAGATTTTCACATCGTAGCTGAAACAGGTATCCACGCACGTCCAGCAACATTGCTTGTTCAAGCAGCTTCAAAATTCACTTCTGACATCAACCTTGAATATAAAGGTAAATCAGTTAACCTTAAATCAATCATGGGTGTTATGTCACTTGGTGTTGGTCAAGGTGCTGACGTTACAATTTCAGCAGAAGGCGCTGACGCTGACGACGCAATTGCAGCAATCAGCGAAACAATGACTAAAGAAGGATTGGCTGGAGAATAA
- the pfkB gene encoding 1-phosphofructokinase, protein MIYTVTLNPSIDFLVRLPEFKVGEVNRMTSDDKFPGGKGINVSRILARIESNSTAFGFLGGFTGDFIKEKLQAEAIVTDFVKIAADTRINVKIKSDIESEINGAGPEISEAERAQFFDKLAVLTPSDIVVLAGSAPASLGQDFYLDVINKIKAQGAEFVIDIEGDVLVKSLANQPLVVKPNNHELGAIYGVEFETVEELIPYGHKLLSDGAKYAMISMAGDGALLFADGKTYFAKAVKGVVKNSVGAGDSMIAGFVGEFAKSHDAVKAFRQGVACGTATAFSDDLASAEFIQEISEQVVVEER, encoded by the coding sequence ATGATTTACACAGTAACACTTAATCCATCTATAGACTTTTTAGTCAGACTACCAGAGTTTAAGGTTGGAGAAGTCAACCGGATGACAAGTGACGATAAATTCCCAGGTGGTAAAGGCATTAATGTTTCACGTATCTTAGCACGTATCGAATCAAATTCGACAGCATTTGGCTTTCTTGGTGGCTTCACAGGTGATTTTATCAAGGAAAAACTGCAAGCAGAAGCAATCGTTACGGATTTCGTTAAAATTGCAGCAGATACAAGAATAAATGTTAAGATCAAATCAGATATTGAGAGTGAAATCAATGGTGCAGGACCAGAGATTTCAGAAGCAGAACGCGCTCAGTTCTTTGATAAATTAGCTGTCTTAACCCCTTCGGATATCGTCGTCTTAGCTGGGTCAGCTCCCGCCAGTTTAGGCCAAGATTTTTATCTAGATGTCATTAATAAAATCAAAGCACAAGGTGCAGAATTTGTCATTGATATTGAAGGTGATGTATTGGTAAAATCACTTGCCAATCAACCATTGGTAGTCAAGCCAAACAATCACGAACTTGGTGCCATATATGGTGTCGAATTCGAGACTGTTGAGGAGCTAATTCCTTATGGTCATAAATTGTTAAGTGATGGCGCTAAATATGCCATGATTTCTATGGCTGGAGATGGTGCATTACTCTTTGCAGATGGCAAGACTTACTTTGCCAAGGCAGTTAAAGGAGTGGTTAAAAATTCTGTTGGTGCTGGTGATTCGATGATCGCAGGTTTCGTAGGTGAGTTTGCTAAATCACATGATGCAGTTAAAGCATTTAGACAAGGTGTTGCGTGTGGTACCGCGACCGCTTTCTCTGATGATTTAGCATCTGCTGAGTTTATTCAAGAAATCTCCGAGCAAGTCGTTGTTGAAGAACGTTAA
- a CDS encoding Lrp/AsnC family transcriptional regulator yields the protein MDDIDMTLLNTLQKEGRASLKKLAATCFISSPAVSARLQRLERKGLIQSYQGILDYKKMGYHIKAYVSLEVKPTDKPAFYPFIESCPNVLECDCVTGPHSMLLKVVFPSTDELDSFIGLLQKFGQTQTQIVFSTPVASRGLIQELGE from the coding sequence ATGGACGATATCGATATGACGCTATTAAACACATTGCAAAAAGAGGGACGGGCGTCTTTAAAAAAACTTGCGGCGACCTGCTTTATTTCTTCTCCAGCAGTATCAGCTAGACTCCAGCGTTTAGAGAGAAAAGGGCTTATACAGAGCTATCAAGGCATTTTAGACTATAAAAAAATGGGCTATCATATCAAGGCTTATGTGAGCTTAGAAGTCAAACCAACGGATAAACCAGCCTTTTATCCGTTTATTGAGTCCTGTCCTAATGTATTGGAGTGTGACTGTGTTACAGGGCCGCATTCGATGTTACTAAAAGTTGTCTTTCCGAGTACAGATGAATTAGATAGCTTCATAGGGTTACTACAAAAGTTTGGTCAGACGCAAACACAGATTGTCTTTTCAACCCCTGTTGCATCGCGTGGCTTGATTCAGGAGTTAGGCGAATAG
- a CDS encoding 3-deoxy-7-phosphoheptulonate synthase, whose protein sequence is MGIHQKGSAIDIAKIKTHAKLTDDALAKKEARDLELMQIIKGEDDRVLLVIGPCSSDNETAVLDYAHRLAALQETVKDKIFMVMRVYTAKPRTNGDGYKGLMHQPDTSKLPDLINGIHAVRDLHYKVITQTGLTTADEMLYPSNLHMVDDLVSYHAIGARSVEDQEHRFVASGIDVPTGMKNPTSGNLNVMFNAVHAAQNKQNFLYGNAEVDTDGNPLAHVILRGATNEYGENVPNYYYDNLLKAIAQYEKLGLQNPFIMVDTNHDNSGKQFMEQIRIVRQTLINRDWNDKIKQTVRGFMIESYIEDGRQDTPEVYGKSITDPCLGWDKTAALVNEIYTTLNK, encoded by the coding sequence ATGGGAATTCATCAAAAAGGTAGTGCGATCGATATCGCTAAAATTAAAACACATGCTAAATTAACGGATGATGCATTAGCTAAAAAAGAGGCAAGAGACCTTGAATTGATGCAAATCATCAAGGGTGAAGATGATCGTGTCCTACTCGTTATTGGGCCATGTTCTTCAGATAATGAGACGGCTGTATTAGATTATGCACACCGCTTAGCAGCGCTTCAAGAGACAGTAAAAGACAAGATTTTTATGGTCATGCGTGTCTACACTGCTAAGCCAAGAACAAATGGAGACGGCTATAAGGGCTTGATGCATCAACCGGATACGTCAAAATTACCAGATTTGATAAATGGTATCCATGCAGTACGTGACTTACATTATAAAGTCATCACGCAAACTGGTTTGACTACAGCAGATGAGATGCTATACCCGTCTAACTTACATATGGTAGATGACCTAGTGAGTTACCATGCAATTGGTGCACGTTCTGTTGAAGATCAAGAACACCGCTTTGTGGCTTCAGGGATTGATGTGCCAACAGGGATGAAAAATCCAACATCAGGAAATCTTAATGTGATGTTCAATGCTGTTCATGCCGCACAAAATAAACAAAATTTCCTATATGGTAATGCAGAAGTTGATACAGATGGTAACCCACTTGCCCATGTTATCTTGCGTGGTGCAACTAATGAATATGGAGAAAACGTACCAAATTACTACTACGATAATCTCTTAAAAGCAATCGCTCAATATGAAAAATTAGGCCTTCAAAATCCATTTATTATGGTTGATACCAATCATGATAATTCAGGTAAACAATTCATGGAGCAAATCAGAATTGTCCGCCAAACCTTAATCAACCGCGATTGGAATGACAAAATTAAACAAACAGTCCGTGGCTTTATGATTGAATCTTATATTGAGGACGGTCGCCAAGACACGCCTGAGGTTTATGGTAAGTCGATTACTGATCCATGCTTAGGCTGGGATAAGACAGCAGCGTTGGTAAATGAAATTTACACGACGTTAAACAAATAA
- a CDS encoding D-2-hydroxyacid dehydrogenase encodes MIGIMQDLSEKEKAHYEALFSASIITVDKQLRDTYPDIAILVSKPVISAEFLAYFPNLKLVFTVSAGVNKMPFAYLEAHNIILANSRGLHAEHMSEHALAMMLVHTRQLTLAIKNQEQHNWSHGTGVFSSIQGKSLCIVGAGSIGDALARKATALGMRVTGVSRSGKANTLYEKIYQTGELTTAVATADIVVLLVPLTPETYHLFNTSVFSAMKKQSMFINISRGGTVDEVALVIALTDGTLAFCGLDVFSQEPLGEESVFWDMPNVLITPHTAGEIDDYFDRAMQIFKDVLTDFRAGTAVKNQVDLAQGY; translated from the coding sequence ATGATTGGAATCATGCAGGATTTATCAGAAAAAGAAAAAGCACATTATGAAGCCTTATTTTCAGCGTCGATCATCACAGTTGATAAGCAATTAAGAGACACTTATCCTGATATTGCCATATTAGTATCGAAACCTGTGATATCTGCTGAATTTTTAGCATATTTCCCAAATTTAAAGCTAGTATTTACAGTTTCAGCCGGTGTGAATAAGATGCCTTTTGCTTATCTTGAGGCACACAACATTATTTTGGCAAATAGTCGTGGCTTACATGCCGAACATATGTCAGAGCATGCATTGGCTATGATGCTGGTGCATACACGTCAACTGACGCTTGCCATAAAAAATCAGGAGCAGCACAACTGGTCTCATGGTACGGGTGTATTTTCGAGTATTCAGGGAAAAAGCCTTTGTATTGTTGGCGCGGGCTCCATTGGTGATGCACTGGCTCGTAAGGCAACAGCACTGGGCATGCGTGTCACAGGCGTGTCAAGAAGCGGTAAGGCAAATACACTTTATGAGAAGATATATCAAACAGGCGAGCTGACCACTGCTGTCGCAACTGCTGATATAGTTGTCTTATTAGTCCCATTAACGCCTGAGACATACCACCTCTTTAATACATCAGTTTTTTCAGCTATGAAAAAGCAAAGTATGTTTATCAATATCTCACGTGGTGGGACAGTTGACGAGGTGGCACTTGTCATAGCACTGACAGATGGGACACTCGCATTTTGTGGGTTAGATGTGTTTAGTCAAGAGCCTTTAGGTGAGGAGTCTGTGTTTTGGGATATGCCCAATGTCTTGATCACCCCTCATACGGCTGGGGAAATCGATGATTACTTTGATCGTGCCATGCAGATTTTTAAAGACGTCTTGACAGATTTTAGAGCAGGGACTGCTGTTAAAAATCAAGTTGATTTAGCACAAGGTTATTAA